A stretch of Cytophagales bacterium DNA encodes these proteins:
- a CDS encoding tyrosine-protein phosphatase, whose protein sequence is MGLNYTDGCVNFRDAGEFINMMIEKPIFQEGKLFRGGSIDHVKEHHEIAAVRSIISLRNGPDYQSFEADYYHFPMSNKVEKYDTSQKEVRVWLNQILSTFENPELRWPILIHCLSGKDRTGIVIAAILMVLGIDESHIEEEYLLSEGEVKTELIQMAMENMRNSKKFFTRVNLDMVRKHLRAALLV, encoded by the coding sequence ATGGGACTGAACTATACGGATGGTTGTGTGAACTTCCGAGATGCGGGAGAATTCATTAACATGATGATTGAAAAACCCATTTTTCAAGAGGGTAAGTTATTCCGTGGTGGCAGTATCGATCATGTAAAAGAGCACCATGAAATCGCGGCGGTCCGATCTATCATTAGTCTTAGAAATGGACCCGATTATCAAAGTTTTGAAGCGGACTACTATCACTTTCCTATGTCCAATAAGGTCGAGAAGTATGATACCAGTCAAAAGGAAGTGCGGGTATGGCTCAATCAGATCTTGTCAACCTTTGAAAATCCCGAACTCAGATGGCCTATTCTGATTCATTGTCTTTCGGGTAAGGACCGTACTGGCATCGTGATTGCCGCCATCTTAATGGTGCTGGGGATCGATGAAAGCCACATTGAGGAAGAGTATTTATTGAGTGAAGGAGAGGTGAAAACGGAACTCATTCAAATGGCTATGGAAAATATGAGGAATTCGAAGAAATTTTTCACACGTGTCAATCTTGACATGGTGAGAAAGCATCTCAGGGCTGCGTTGCTAGTATAA
- a CDS encoding universal stress protein, protein MNKILIPFDFSEVAQNALNFAVQLSNNNGELIILNVIEHPTADSFKTMGVSDYDPMANIYLTKLIETVKGKLEALINTPEMKSANATYKIRVGSAYHEISDEISSVDVDLVVMGTSGSSGVDEYLVGSNAERVVRNARCPVITLREPCNAASINEVVFASNFHELTPNFVDHVLKLQRALDAHLRIVKINTPANFTSTRHDNEQMDDFVKRFDIQNCTTDIYNYSNEEDGIVAYTEDIDADMIALGTHQRTGVGHFLLGSIAEDVVNHAKRPVWTFNL, encoded by the coding sequence ATGAACAAAATACTGATACCGTTCGATTTTTCTGAAGTAGCTCAAAATGCGCTCAACTTTGCTGTACAGCTAAGTAACAATAACGGGGAATTGATCATACTTAATGTGATTGAACATCCGACTGCAGATTCTTTCAAGACCATGGGTGTCAGTGATTATGACCCGATGGCAAACATTTACCTGACCAAGTTGATCGAGACCGTAAAAGGTAAACTGGAAGCACTGATCAATACGCCAGAGATGAAAAGTGCCAATGCCACCTATAAAATCCGTGTAGGTAGTGCATATCATGAAATCAGCGATGAGATCAGTTCGGTGGATGTAGATCTGGTGGTGATGGGAACCTCCGGTTCTTCTGGGGTAGATGAATATCTCGTTGGATCCAATGCGGAGCGAGTGGTCCGGAATGCCAGATGTCCTGTGATCACCTTACGTGAACCCTGCAATGCAGCTTCCATTAATGAAGTTGTATTTGCTTCCAATTTTCATGAACTGACCCCAAATTTTGTTGATCACGTGCTCAAATTGCAACGTGCGCTCGATGCGCATCTAAGAATCGTTAAGATCAATACACCTGCCAATTTCACATCTACCCGTCATGATAATGAACAGATGGATGATTTCGTCAAGCGTTTTGATATTCAGAATTGCACGACGGATATCTACAACTATTCGAATGAAGAGGATGGGATTGTGGCTTACACCGAAGACATTGATGCGGATATGATCGCTCTGGGAACTCACCAGCGAACCGGAGTAGGACACTTCTTATTGGGCAGCATTGCTGAAGATGTGGTCAATCATGCGAAGCGGCCCGTCTGGACTTTTAATTTATAG
- a CDS encoding carbon-nitrogen hydrolase family protein: MIITLAQVQPKYRDMAYNLASQETFIRQAAESGTELIIFPEISISGYEPTLARELATTTNDKRFQMFQELADQLHITIITSAPLRSEDGITISLLIYQTGAPVQVYSKQFLPADEASFFVPQECSYRLESGLKIGLAICYELSVKEHFEKSNKGGLDIYMASTAKTADGSDKAHERMAALARENSIMTLFVNSIGPADGVVCNGRSAAWGKDGEKLGELSTDSEGLLIVDTEKQLILEAIHIG, translated from the coding sequence TTGATTATCACTCTTGCACAAGTACAGCCGAAATACAGGGACATGGCCTACAATCTGGCCTCACAAGAAACCTTTATTCGTCAGGCTGCAGAATCAGGCACAGAACTGATCATCTTCCCTGAAATATCCATCAGCGGATATGAGCCAACACTGGCCAGGGAATTGGCAACAACTACCAATGATAAGCGGTTTCAAATGTTTCAGGAACTTGCCGACCAACTGCACATCACAATCATTACCAGTGCACCCTTGCGTAGTGAAGATGGGATCACCATCAGTCTTTTGATCTATCAGACCGGAGCTCCTGTTCAGGTGTACTCGAAACAATTCCTTCCGGCGGACGAAGCCTCTTTCTTCGTGCCCCAGGAATGTTCGTACCGGTTAGAATCCGGTCTAAAAATAGGCCTGGCAATCTGTTACGAGCTATCCGTCAAGGAGCACTTCGAAAAATCCAACAAAGGCGGATTGGATATTTATATGGCCAGTACTGCTAAAACTGCCGACGGAAGTGACAAGGCCCACGAAAGAATGGCAGCGCTTGCCCGTGAAAATAGCATCATGACTTTATTTGTTAACAGCATAGGCCCGGCCGACGGAGTAGTCTGCAATGGTCGATCAGCGGCATGGGGGAAAGATGGTGAAAAACTCGGTGAACTTTCAACAGATTCGGAAGGACTATTAATTGTAGACACGGAGAAGCAGCTCATATTGGAAGCAATCCATATCGGATGA
- a CDS encoding MBL fold metallo-hydrolase gives MKLVRSDVFEGVDILTVGQHPISEPKLTVNLFLIDGLLIDTGPTRMYKEVLHALESKFINQIFVTHHHEDHTGNVANLSAHFKCPAYSSASCAEMMKRPPKISFAQYMTWGNRPPFYDLKEIDTLSTDRYEFQLIPIPRACARYGGFV, from the coding sequence ATGAAGCTGGTCAGGTCCGATGTATTTGAAGGAGTCGACATTCTGACCGTGGGCCAGCACCCAATCAGTGAGCCCAAACTCACGGTCAACCTTTTCCTGATCGATGGCTTACTCATTGACACGGGACCTACTCGCATGTACAAGGAGGTATTGCACGCGTTGGAGTCCAAATTCATCAATCAGATCTTTGTCACGCATCACCATGAGGACCATACGGGGAATGTGGCCAATCTATCCGCACATTTCAAATGCCCCGCCTACAGTTCTGCAAGCTGCGCAGAGATGATGAAACGTCCTCCAAAAATCAGTTTCGCTCAATACATGACTTGGGGCAATCGCCCGCCCTTTTATGATCTAAAAGAGATCGACACCCTCTCTACTGACCGCTACGAATTTCAATTGATCCCCATCCCCCGGGCATGCGCCAGATATGGTGGCTTTGTATGA
- a CDS encoding 1,4-dihydroxy-2-naphthoate polyprenyltransferase → MASVKTWFEAFRLRTLPLAFSCIFMGGFLAMSAGVFDGVILGLSLLTTLFLQVLSNLANDYGDSVSGVDHAERQGPSRSVQAGKISLLSMKRALIICAILSFLSGLLLLFVAFRDTWLYALIFLLIGLGAIWAAIKYTVGKTPYGYQGLGDFFVLVFFGLIGVCGSYFLYSLAFDWMTVLPAISCGLFAVGVLNVNNIRDIESDKTAGKHSIPVRIGRDNARLYHLALIAIGWVCMLVYTNLSWSGQWLHLLYGLSLPLFLINVKAVFTKEEPKQLDPFLKQLAISTLLFVLLFGAGQLI, encoded by the coding sequence ATGGCATCAGTAAAGACATGGTTTGAAGCGTTTCGGTTGAGGACATTGCCGCTGGCATTTTCATGCATTTTCATGGGTGGCTTTCTGGCGATGAGCGCGGGCGTCTTCGATGGGGTAATCCTTGGCTTATCCTTACTGACTACTTTGTTTTTACAGGTCCTTTCCAATCTTGCTAACGACTATGGTGATAGCGTAAGCGGTGTGGATCATGCTGAACGACAAGGGCCAAGTAGGTCTGTTCAGGCTGGCAAGATATCATTGTTGTCCATGAAACGGGCCTTGATCATTTGTGCGATTTTGTCCTTTTTAAGTGGTCTGTTGTTGCTATTTGTTGCATTTCGCGATACCTGGCTTTATGCCCTCATCTTTCTGTTGATAGGATTAGGAGCTATCTGGGCGGCGATCAAATACACCGTAGGTAAGACACCTTACGGTTACCAGGGATTAGGTGACTTTTTCGTTTTGGTATTTTTCGGTTTGATCGGTGTATGCGGGAGCTACTTTTTATACAGTCTGGCCTTTGATTGGATGACAGTTTTGCCAGCCATAAGTTGTGGTTTATTTGCGGTTGGTGTTTTGAATGTCAATAACATCCGGGATATTGAGTCAGATAAAACTGCTGGGAAACATTCAATACCCGTTCGAATTGGGCGGGACAATGCGCGATTGTACCACCTGGCCCTGATTGCCATAGGCTGGGTCTGCATGCTGGTTTACACAAACCTTTCTTGGTCGGGACAATGGTTACATTTGCTGTATGGGTTAAGCTTGCCACTCTTTTTGATTAATGTAAAAGCAGTTTTTACCAAAGAAGAACCGAAACAACTTGATCCTTTTTTGAAACAACTGGCCATTTCTACTTTGTTGTTTGTGTTGCTGTTTGGAGCAGGTCAGCTCATTTGA
- the argS gene encoding arginine--tRNA ligase — protein sequence MIDLEHHIKAGLSAAFKELYEHEVDASALSLQPTKKEFEGTHTFVVFPYLKVTRQKPEDAGTALGNYLLDHVSQVAAFNVVKGFLNLSLTDSTWTGALQEIFETENYGIASPNGKKVMIEFSSPNTNKPLHLGHLRNNFLGDSVSRILAAAGYDAMKVNLVNDRGIHICKSMLAYQKFGEGETPASSGMKGDHLVGKYYVKFDLEYKAEIKQLMADGQSEEDAKKNAPLLLAAQQLLKDWESGEAKAVGLWKQMNGWVYEGFDTTYGTMGIAFDKTYHESDTYLLGKDIVEEGLEKEIFFKKENGSVWVDLTDEGLDEKLVLRGDGTAVYMTQDMGTCDHKFSDFAFDQSVYTVGNEQDYHFKVLFKIMKRLGRSYADGLYHLSYGMVDLPTGKMKSREGTVVDADDLMEEMFRTAENQTRELGKIEGMTEEEAGQLYKMLGLGALKYFLLKVDPKRRILFNPQESIEFQGNTGPFIQYTHARISALLRRAAQMEVNYDQSIDQQLHSRELDLINVLVQFPGIVQNAASDYSPSLVAQYVYELAKTYNGFYQELPIFAEDAKDQMVLRLMLSTCTANVIKQAMELLGVQVPERM from the coding sequence ATGATTGATTTAGAACATCACATTAAAGCGGGACTTTCCGCAGCTTTTAAGGAGTTGTACGAGCATGAAGTGGATGCTTCTGCTTTGTCTTTGCAGCCTACAAAAAAGGAATTTGAAGGAACACACACTTTTGTGGTATTCCCTTACCTGAAGGTTACGCGACAAAAACCTGAAGATGCCGGAACAGCGCTAGGAAACTACCTGCTGGACCATGTATCTCAGGTAGCTGCTTTCAATGTGGTAAAAGGGTTTTTGAACCTGTCACTGACGGACAGTACCTGGACCGGAGCACTTCAGGAAATATTTGAAACAGAAAACTATGGCATCGCTTCACCCAATGGGAAGAAAGTGATGATAGAATTTTCTTCTCCCAATACGAATAAGCCGCTTCATCTGGGCCACCTCCGTAATAACTTCCTGGGAGACAGTGTGTCCCGAATCCTCGCTGCGGCAGGTTATGATGCAATGAAAGTCAATCTGGTCAACGATCGGGGAATTCACATTTGTAAATCCATGTTGGCGTACCAGAAATTCGGAGAAGGGGAGACCCCAGCCTCTTCTGGTATGAAAGGAGATCACCTGGTGGGTAAGTACTATGTCAAGTTTGATCTGGAGTATAAAGCAGAGATCAAACAATTGATGGCCGATGGTCAATCAGAAGAAGATGCTAAAAAGAATGCTCCTTTGTTACTGGCAGCCCAACAATTGTTGAAGGACTGGGAAAGCGGCGAAGCAAAAGCGGTCGGCCTGTGGAAGCAGATGAATGGCTGGGTCTATGAAGGGTTTGATACCACATATGGGACCATGGGCATTGCTTTTGACAAGACTTACCATGAGTCGGATACCTACCTTTTGGGTAAAGACATTGTTGAAGAGGGACTTGAAAAAGAGATATTCTTCAAGAAAGAAAATGGCTCTGTTTGGGTGGACCTAACAGACGAGGGACTAGATGAAAAATTGGTTCTTCGTGGAGATGGTACTGCGGTTTACATGACCCAGGATATGGGTACCTGCGATCACAAGTTCAGTGATTTTGCATTTGATCAATCGGTTTATACAGTTGGAAACGAACAGGATTATCACTTCAAGGTGCTGTTCAAGATCATGAAGAGACTTGGACGATCATATGCCGATGGATTGTACCATTTGTCTTATGGTATGGTAGACCTGCCAACAGGAAAGATGAAATCCCGAGAAGGAACTGTTGTTGATGCCGACGACTTGATGGAAGAGATGTTCCGTACAGCCGAAAATCAAACGCGTGAGCTAGGTAAGATTGAAGGGATGACCGAAGAAGAGGCTGGTCAGCTTTACAAAATGTTGGGTTTAGGCGCCCTGAAGTATTTCTTATTGAAAGTCGACCCTAAGCGTCGAATTCTGTTCAATCCGCAAGAATCCATCGAATTCCAGGGCAATACCGGGCCCTTTATTCAATATACCCACGCCCGGATCTCCGCATTGTTGCGACGTGCGGCACAAATGGAAGTAAACTACGATCAGTCCATTGATCAGCAGTTGCATTCACGCGAACTTGATTTGATCAACGTATTGGTGCAGTTTCCAGGAATTGTCCAAAACGCAGCTTCTGATTATTCACCTTCACTGGTGGCCCAATATGTATATGAGTTGGCGAAGACTTATAATGGATTCTATCAGGAGCTTCCCATTTTCGCAGAGGATGCCAAAGATCAAATGGTATTGAGGTTGATGCTGTCAACTTGTACGGCTAATGTGATCAAACAAGCCATGGAACTACTCGGAGTGCAGGTTCCAGAAAGAATGTAA
- a CDS encoding arginine deiminase-related protein, protein MVNQISDTILMIRPVAFHKNEETAVNNYFQENTTKSDAFVQGHALKEFDQMVAALRKEGVNVIVVEDTALPETPDSIFPNNWISFHANGDIVLYPMFAPNRRKERRLDILERLRPDFEVNEVHHLTNWEAQSEFLEGTGSLILDRQNKVAYAALSDRTHQAVITAFEEKSGYKVVQFVANQSVDGRRLPIYHTNVMMAVGEQFSVICLDTIDNPGERKKVETSLQATGKEIIELTEAQIHQFAGNMLQVQNHNHEKFVVMSEAAFQCLDEEQKKRLSAHGQLIHSPIPTIEKLGGGSVRCMMAEVFLPHLAQA, encoded by the coding sequence ATGGTCAATCAGATTTCAGACACCATATTAATGATCAGGCCGGTTGCTTTTCACAAGAATGAGGAAACGGCAGTTAATAATTACTTTCAGGAGAATACAACCAAAAGTGATGCTTTTGTTCAGGGCCACGCGTTAAAGGAATTTGACCAGATGGTAGCTGCTCTTAGAAAGGAAGGAGTCAATGTGATTGTTGTTGAGGATACCGCACTTCCTGAGACTCCCGATTCCATTTTTCCCAATAACTGGATTTCCTTCCATGCTAATGGCGATATCGTACTCTACCCAATGTTTGCCCCTAATCGCCGTAAGGAACGTCGCCTGGATATACTTGAGCGGCTAAGGCCTGATTTTGAAGTAAATGAAGTACATCATCTGACCAATTGGGAGGCACAATCAGAGTTTCTTGAAGGAACAGGAAGTTTGATTCTCGATCGACAAAATAAGGTGGCTTATGCAGCTTTATCGGATCGAACACATCAAGCTGTCATTACAGCATTCGAAGAGAAATCAGGCTATAAAGTAGTGCAATTTGTCGCTAATCAGTCTGTCGATGGGCGACGTTTACCCATTTATCACACCAATGTGATGATGGCTGTAGGAGAGCAGTTTTCAGTGATTTGTCTGGATACGATTGACAATCCTGGTGAGCGAAAGAAGGTAGAAACCTCACTCCAGGCTACTGGGAAGGAGATCATTGAATTGACGGAAGCGCAAATCCACCAATTTGCAGGGAACATGCTTCAGGTTCAAAACCACAACCACGAGAAATTTGTTGTGATGTCGGAGGCGGCATTTCAATGTTTGGACGAAGAACAAAAGAAACGTTTATCAGCACATGGCCAACTGATCCACAGTCCTATACCTACCATCGAAAAGCTTGGTGGAGGGAGTGTGCGATGCATGATGGCTGAAGTATTTTTGCCGCATCTTGCGCAAGCATAA